One window from the genome of Gracilinanus agilis isolate LMUSP501 unplaced genomic scaffold, AgileGrace unplaced_scaffold7649, whole genome shotgun sequence encodes:
- the ADIRF gene encoding adipogenesis regulatory factor: protein LSIAANTAAETVQKAANQATEAGQKAMDHLIKTTQEGIDKTSGQAAEAISSFGKKYGLQK from the exons ttATCTATTGCAGCAAATACAGCAGCAGAGACTGTCCAAAAGGCTGCAAACCAGGCCACAGAGGCTGGACAGAAAG ccATGGACCACTTGATCAAGACCACCCAGGAGGGCATTGACAAAACATCAGGTCAGGCTGCAGAAGCCATTTCAAGCTTCGGGAAGAAATACGGGCTCCAGAAATGA